The Chitinivorax tropicus genome includes a region encoding these proteins:
- a CDS encoding ABC transporter substrate-binding protein — translation MQRLLLIPLILLPMLATARPLTVCTDASPEGFDVVQYNSLVTTNASADPLMNRLVEYDAASGRVVPGLAEKWSVSDDGLAYTFTLRPKVAFHTTEYFKPKRGLTADDVVFTFERMLNPEHPWFKTAPNGYPHARSMQFDKLIKAVRKIDQQTVRFELNYTEATFLASLTMGFASIYSAEYAEQLQKAGTPEQLNQKPIGTGPFVFKRHDKDSVIRFDANPHYFAGAPKAERLIYAITPDSAVRVQKLKANECQIAISPKPQDVDAARQVAQLQVLETPAFMTAFVAMNSQHPPFDNQQVRQAINLAFDRQAYLAMVFGNSGQSAAGPLPATNWGVDKTISPYPQNLAKARKLLADAGLANGFSTTIWVRPTGSVLNPNPKAGAELLQADLAKIGIKAEVKVIEWGELIKRGKAGEHDLLFMGWAGDNGDPDNFYTPQFGCAAVQSGTNFARYCDEKLDKLIADAKRTSDSKQRTRLYHAAQRIVHEQALWLPLAHPVASVLVRQGITGYQVNPFGRHDFSRVSWK, via the coding sequence ATGCAGCGCCTGCTATTGATTCCACTGATCCTGCTGCCCATGTTGGCAACGGCCAGGCCCTTGACCGTATGTACCGATGCCAGCCCGGAAGGGTTCGATGTCGTGCAATACAACTCGCTGGTGACCACCAATGCCTCGGCAGATCCGCTGATGAACAGGTTGGTCGAATATGATGCGGCCAGCGGGCGGGTCGTGCCGGGGCTGGCTGAGAAATGGTCGGTGAGCGATGATGGATTGGCCTACACCTTCACCTTGCGCCCCAAAGTCGCCTTCCACACCACGGAGTATTTCAAACCCAAGCGCGGGCTGACTGCCGATGATGTGGTATTCACCTTTGAACGCATGCTGAATCCAGAGCACCCTTGGTTCAAGACCGCACCCAATGGCTACCCGCACGCACGCTCCATGCAGTTCGACAAATTGATCAAAGCCGTGCGCAAGATCGATCAACAGACAGTCCGATTCGAGCTGAATTACACCGAGGCCACCTTCCTGGCCTCACTGACCATGGGCTTCGCATCGATCTATTCAGCCGAGTACGCCGAACAGCTGCAAAAAGCAGGCACCCCCGAGCAACTGAACCAAAAGCCGATTGGCACCGGGCCGTTCGTCTTCAAACGTCACGATAAAGACAGCGTGATCCGCTTTGACGCCAACCCACACTACTTCGCTGGCGCACCCAAAGCGGAACGGCTGATCTACGCCATCACCCCGGATTCAGCAGTGCGGGTGCAGAAACTCAAAGCCAACGAATGCCAGATCGCCATTTCACCCAAACCCCAAGACGTGGATGCAGCCCGTCAAGTGGCCCAACTGCAAGTGCTGGAGACACCCGCCTTCATGACGGCCTTTGTCGCCATGAACAGCCAGCATCCGCCATTCGACAACCAACAAGTCAGACAAGCCATCAACCTCGCATTTGATCGGCAAGCCTACCTGGCGATGGTATTCGGCAACAGCGGGCAAAGCGCAGCAGGGCCACTGCCTGCCACCAATTGGGGGGTGGACAAGACAATCTCCCCCTATCCACAGAATCTGGCCAAGGCGCGGAAGCTACTGGCCGATGCAGGTCTGGCCAATGGGTTCAGCACCACCATCTGGGTGCGACCCACCGGCAGCGTGCTGAACCCCAACCCCAAGGCCGGTGCGGAGCTGCTGCAGGCTGATCTGGCCAAGATCGGCATCAAGGCCGAGGTCAAAGTGATCGAATGGGGCGAGCTGATCAAACGAGGCAAAGCCGGGGAACACGACCTGCTGTTCATGGGCTGGGCAGGTGACAATGGCGACCCGGACAACTTCTACACCCCGCAATTCGGCTGCGCCGCCGTGCAGTCCGGCACCAACTTCGCCCGCTACTGTGACGAAAAGCTGGACAAGCTGATCGCTGACGCCAAACGCACCTCGGACAGCAAACAGCGAACCCGCCTGTACCACGCTGCCCAGCGCATCGTGCACGAACAGGCGCTCTGGCTGCCACTGGCCCACCCCGTGGCCAGCGTACTGGTTCGCCAAGGCATCACCGGCTATCAGGTCAACCCATTCGGCAGACATGATTTCTCACGAGTGAGCTGGAAGTGA